One endosymbiont 'TC1' of Trimyema compressum genomic window, TTTTTCAATGTTGGAAATGGGCTATGATGTTATATTAGAAATTGATATACAAGGAGCGATGCAAATTAAAGAGAATTACAAAAATGCAATTTTCATTTTTGTAATGCCACCATCCTTTACAGAACTTAAAAATAGGATATATAATAGAGGTAGAGATTCTATGGAGGATATTGAAAAAAGGATGGAAGAAGTTCGACGAGAATTAAACTATATTTCCGAATATGACTATGTAGTTGTAAATGACGAAGTTGATAAGGCAGTTGATAAAATGGAAGCTATATTAATGGCTGAAAAATGTCGTTTATTTAAAAGAACGATTGATGTAGATGCATTTATTGAGGAGTGAAGAAATGGAAGATAAAAGAATTAATATTGGTCAAATCCTAAAAAAAGTACAAAGTAAGTATATGTTAGCTATGATTGCAGCTAAAAGAGGTAGACAGCTAGCTTCAATGGAAGAAAAAGAAAAAAGAATAGAGGAAGAGCAGGATAAAAATAAATCATTAGAGCCTGTAGAATTTGCAGGTCATTTAAGCGATAAAGAAAGAGAAGCATTAAAAAATCATAAACCAATTATAGTTGCACTTAATGAGTTGGCTGAAGGTGAACTTGAGTTTTCATTTAATGAGGAAAAATAACAATGAAAAGAAAAAGAATTCTTCTAGCCTTACATGAAGACGAGAAGGCCTACGGTGTTTTTCGGTTAATAGATGATTTTGAGAGTGCTGGCTTTGATGTTAATATTTTAAAGACTAAAGTTAGTGAAAATTTACTTCCATTCTATTATTGGGAAAAGTATTTAACGAAGGAGGGCTCTTTTGATTTTTTAATTGTATACCCTATAAATACTGAGTTTGAAGCCGATTTGGAAAGTGATAATAGAGAAAATGAGGTGGTGGATTTTCTGTTTGAAAACCAGCTACCTTATTTAGGTGTTACTGTTGATGAACGCTTTAATACCCAGTCTATTATTGAAACTGTTAAGTGTAATTTTAAAAGTAATAAACTGAACCAATATAGTTTTTTAGTAACAGTAGGTGGGCTAAAATCTTCTTTTGATAGTCAACATTATTTAGCTGGTTATCAAAACCCTAATTTTTTATATTCCCTGATAAAAAAAATAACATTAGACGGTGGTTTGTTAACGGTTGTAACTACAGAGGATCAAAAACCAATTTCTTTTGCCGAAGATGTTATTTATGTGGAAAATATTGAAGAATATAAATCTGTTTTAAACGCAAAAGCATTTAAGTATGATATAATATTGGATGGATGTAAGATTCCAAGATTTAGTTTATCCGATGGAGAAGAAGTCCATGTGGAGTATCAAAAATTTTATGCTGAACTAGAAGAGTCCTATTTACCTTTTAAAGATAAGGGTTTGCTTTCTAATAACCAGGTAATTATGAAATTTTTTGACGGTTATGAGATGGATCTAGATAGCATAGATTACTATTTTGAAAACACCGGTATTCAGGGCATTATCAGCAATGAAAAGGATAATAAAAGCAGGACTGGATATAAAGGTTTTTCAAAACTATATACGAGAGAGCATTCACTTAGGGTTGTTTCTTATCAGAAAATTGACGAGTTAAGCCAAGCAGTGATTAATGAATGCATAACAATGTTAGAAGGAAGTTGATAAATATGATTAAGAAATTTTTTACTTCAGAATCAGTAACTGAAGGCCATCCGGATAAAGTATGTGACCAAATATCTGATGCCGTATTAGACGCAATTTTAAGAGAAGATCCAAAAGGCAGAGTAGCATGTGAAACATTTGTTACAACTGGATTAGTTGTTGTAGCTGGTGAGATTTCCACAGACTGCTATATTGATATTCAAAAAGTTGTTCGTGAAACTATTAGAGAAATTGGTTATACAAGAGCAAAATATGGTTTTGACTGTGATACTTGTGGTGTTATGGTTGCCTTAGATGAGCAATCTAAAGATATTTCTTTAGGGGTAGATTTATCAGAAGAAGGTAAACGGGGTGAGTATGCTTCAGAAGATGCTATTGGGGCTGGTGACCAGGGTATGATGTTCGGCTATGCATCTGATGAAACTGAGGGACTTATGCCTCTGCCAATTTTATTGGCTCATAAGCTTGCACAGAGACTTGCAGAAGTGCGAAAGTCCGGTGAACTCCCTTATTTAAGACCAGATGGCAAGACACAGGTAACTGTCGAATATGACGATGATAAACCAGTTAGAGTTGAAACAGTTGTTATTTCTACACAACATAATCCAACTGTGAAACAAGAAACAATTTATGAAGATATGATTGAGAAAGTTGTTAAACCTATTATAGATTCAAGTTTACTAGATGAAAATACTAAGTATCATATCAATCCAACAGGTAGATTTGTTATTGGTGGACCTCAGGGTGATACTGGTTTAACAGGTCGCAAAATCATTGTAGACACTTATGGTGGTGCTGCTGCTCATGGGGGCGGTGCTTTTAGTGGTAAAGATCCAACAAAAGTAGATCGTTCAGCTGCTTATGCAGCTCGTTATGTAGCAAAAAATATTGTAGCTGCGGGTCTTGCAAACCGTTGTGAAATTCAATTATCTTATGCAATTGGTATTGCTAAACCTATTTCTGTATTTGTAAATACATATGGAACTGGAAAAGTTGGAGACGATGTGCTGATTAGGCTTATTAATGAAAATTTTGATTTAAGACCTGCAGCAATTATTAGACATTTTGATTTGCGTAGACCAATATATAGAAATACAGCGGCATATGGTCATTTCGGCAGACATGATTTAGATTTGCCTTGGGAAAAAGTAGATAAAGTTGAGGCGTTAAAGAAAGCTTTTCAATAGGAAAGAAGTGTTTTCTCATTCAGTATCCAGTTAGAAATATATTTATAAATCATTTTGACCCATAACCTACGAGATAATCTCCCAAGCAACTTCTTTTGGTGCTGGGTTAGGAAAACATGATGTTGAAATTGTTTTGCCATATTATATAACGATGGAAAAATTTATACTGCTCTGTATGAGATCCTATCTGTAGGTGGTCGTTATCCTCATGGTGGTATAATGAATGTTTTTTCTGAAGATTCAGCTATAAGAGATGAAATGATTCGCTGTTGTCGAGATATTAGCGCATATTTAAATATTAATATAGTAGGTTTTCACACTGAAGTAATTAAAGGATTATCTACGTCATTTGTTATTTCTTTATTTAGTAAGGCCAATAAGAATAAGTTAAGATTTAATATAGGGCAAGATGGCCACTGGGTTTATTTTCTTAGATGTGATGACGATGAAATAGATGCAATGAATTTGGAGTATTTTGTACCTCTTGAGACATTTAGAAGTCTTGTTGATACTATTTGGAATTGATGAGATTTATATTCTTAAAAATGAAAGTATAAAAAGGTGTACAAAAATTAATCGAAAACACTAATTGTTTCCTTGTAGAAAACAGAGAAAACAAGGTAAGTCATTTAACTAAAATCAAGGAAGGCAGAGGTTTTCTTTTGTTAACTCCTTATAAAATCAAACAAAAACAATTAAACAATTTAACATTTCATGAGGTAGGTTGTTTAATTAAAAAACGATAAAGTTAAAAAGAGCCTTAGGGCTCTTTTTAAATGGCTTTTCTCTCTTTTATATTATGCTATAATAAAGAGAATGAGAGGAGATTTCAATGCATGAAATAGTGGCTAAGAGTCTGTTAATTAAAACAAAGAAGCCATCTATGTGGTTTCATGTTATGTACAACATGAATATTTATAGAGGATGCAGCCATGGCTGTATCTATTATGATTCAAGAAGTACTTGCTATCAAATTGGAGACTTTGAAGATATAGGTGTTAAAACCAATGCTATTGAAATTTTAAAAAAAGAATTACCTAGGAAACGGGTAAAAGGAATGATTGGAACAGGAGCCATGAGCGATCCTTACATACCATTAGAAAAAAGTTGAATTTAACGGGGCAGGCTTTAGGGCTAATTGCTGAAAACCGTTACCCGGTTACTATAGTTACAAAAAGCAATCTTGTTTTAAAAGATATTGATGCATTAATGGAAATTAATAAAATGCTTGCTGTAGTAGTTTTTACCCTTACAACTGTAGATGATGAAATTGCTAAAATAATATAACCGTATGCCCCTCTACCTTCAAAACGGTTGGAAGCCATGGGAATATTATCTGCTTTAGGTATTTATGTTGGTGTAACGATGATGCCAATTCTACCATTTATTGAGGATAATATTAGGGATATTGTTAAGGAGAGCAAAAAGTATGGCGCTTCCTTTATTATTCCTGCTTTTGGGATGACCAACAGGGAAGGACAACGAGAGTACTACTATAAGAAATTAGAGGAGTATTTTCCAGGAGTAAAGGAAAAGTATCTTAAAAAATTTGACAGCCAGCCGTTACAATTGTTCAGCTAACAACTGGCGCCAATTAAATAATCAATTTACCCTTTTATGTAGGGAAAATGGTT contains:
- the rpoZ gene encoding DNA-directed RNA polymerase subunit omega; this translates as MEDKRINIGQILKKVQSKYMLAMIAAKRGRQLASMEEKEKRIEEEQDKNKSLEPVEFAGHLSDKEREALKNHKPIIVALNELAEGELEFSFNEEK
- the metK gene encoding methionine adenosyltransferase; this translates as MIKKFFTSESVTEGHPDKVCDQISDAVLDAILREDPKGRVACETFVTTGLVVVAGEISTDCYIDIQKVVRETIREIGYTRAKYGFDCDTCGVMVALDEQSKDISLGVDLSEEGKRGEYASEDAIGAGDQGMMFGYASDETEGLMPLPILLAHKLAQRLAEVRKSGELPYLRPDGKTQVTVEYDDDKPVRVETVVISTQHNPTVKQETIYEDMIEKVVKPIIDSSLLDENTKYHINPTGRFVIGGPQGDTGLTGRKIIVDTYGGAAAHGGGAFSGKDPTKVDRSAAYAARYVAKNIVAAGLANRCEIQLSYAIGIAKPISVFVNTYGTGKVGDDVLIRLINENFDLRPAAIIRHFDLRRPIYRNTAAYGHFGRHDLDLPWEKVDKVEALKKAFQ
- the gmk gene encoding guanylate kinase; the encoded protein is MLIKNSLIVLSGPSGAGKGTLCKALIERNSSVHCAVSATSRDCRGAEIPGVSYHYIGREVFIKKITECAFLEYAEVYGNYYGTLKEEVFSMLEMGYDVILEIDIQGAMQIKENYKNAIFIFVMPPSFTELKNRIYNRGRDSMEDIEKRMEEVRRELNYISEYDYVVVNDEVDKAVDKMEAILMAEKCRLFKRTIDVDAFIEE